The stretch of DNA CACATACAAGATTCTGTATATCTTTGTtagaataatttaatccttCTTTTACAACAAAGTACATTGGTGGTCCAATAGATAAGTAACTATTTAAAAACttgaaaaggaaagaaaaaaatgttataaccATTTCTTAAGTATCTGTGTTTTTCATtggtataaatattatattacttactttgaaatatttcaagacAAAACTATCTTCAGGCATAGAAAGTTCCTGATCTAGACCAATTTCAATGTGCGGAACAACCGCAATGCTTGAACAAATCCATCCAAAAAATACTATCATAACAAATGCACGCACCCATTTTTTCAACAATAGTGGAACATACACAACTTTGAAAAGTTTATACAAAATTCCGTTTACTACTTCCTCCCCGTCGTCTTTCTTCGATCCACGAATAAAACAACATACATCAAGTTTATTgttctaaaaaatatataaaaatatcaattatattaaactTTTGTTATAGGATATGTActgttcaattttattaatacataCTGCTTGACGAACAGTATCTAGTGCTAATAAGCTAACAAAACAGGTTACTTGTAGCACAAAATCTACCAATAATGCCATACCGGCATATAGAGCAAAAGCTTTAACGGCAGGCATATCAGATAATCCACCTAAAGAAACATAATATTCTCAGCATATTATACTCGACGTTCCTTAGTTCATACTTAATACATGTGAATCTTTTCAATATTTACCAAGGAAGAAACAACAACTTTCTGACACACTGGTAAGTAACATGCTTGGTCCCACTTGACCGAGAATACGACCGATATGTTCAGGTATTGATTCATTAGGACGACGGCTTTCCCTTTGATGTGTTTGGACAAGTATGAAAATATTGTCTACTCCAACAGCCAGGACAAGGAATGGTATGACTTCAATAATAATGAGCGTAGCCGGAATGCCAACAAAACCAAATAAACCAACAGAACAAACAACAGAGGCCAATACCAAAAGTACACCACCAAGGCCAAGAGTAATTTTAGAATCGatctaaaaataaagaagtaaaTGTTAGATATAtgtcgataaaataaatatgcgATACCATATCTGATTTTGAACtattttcttttgttatttttaccAAAAGTCGACTGCAATTTTTTATCTGCCCAAGAGAAATCGCAATATATGcaaacataataatatatgagACAAGAATAGTTAAAACATCTGATTGAGATTCACGATTCAATTCATCCTCTATTGAACGCTCTGAGGTAAAAGCAATATCCATAAATGCTGGTTTCTTTGTCGCTATccaatttttcataaatttgaCGTAACTAAAATTACAATATCACTTACTTAAATAATGAAGAACAAATACTTAAATACTCTTTTTCACTCTGTGTGATTTAGTCACCTCATTTCCCATTCCATTGCTGGATGTAACTTGGATTTATTATGATAATTATTTACTAGTATAGATAAAATTACTGCTGTGGCTTTCTCATATGAAGGATTCTGGAGATCTTGACCTGGTGATAAAAATCCCCCAACTGCAATTGCTGGTTCCACAGGACCACCATAAGGTGCCAGACATTCAGGATTATATGCATTtctgaatataaaatataataaaaaattgttaacaaAGAGATATATATCTTAATACTAGTATGATGCTCTATAATCAAATTAGCTTACTGCGAACAAACTCTGAAGTGATCTAAATAATTTACTGTAAAATTATCATCATCTACAGTAGTGTAATCGAAAGCTTCTACACTGTCTTGCCAATATCCCCAAATACTTTGAATGACACATTGTGATACTGTTGGCGGTCCCGTAAACGGACTGGTTAATGGAGCAAAACATATGTTTGctaaagtaaaattatttgGAGTTGTtatcttctttatttcttcttgtaATTTGTAGACAGTTTTGAGGAAGGTATCATTAAATACAGGACCAAAGATAACTGGACCATTGGATGTATTATGTACAAtctaaaaataattgatatagCTGTACGTCTTCTATATATtgctaaaaaataattttattctaccaGTGATCAAAACTTACGTTCGGCAAACCAATTgatgttataattatttgttCAGTTCTATAGAATGGTTCAAAATGTTgatcaaaatattctttttcaattCGTGATCGAGATTGTGGAGCAGCCCATAATTCAACTGGATCAGTGGTaacatgtatatattttattccatGTCCCAAACTAATGATAAATAAGAAACCAACGAAAAGGACAAACCACGGTCGTGACGCGCAtgctaaagaaagaaattgaatacttttgaccgttattgaaatataatacttTTGTAACATTATGTAATGAAATGATCACATACCTGTACCCCACCAACAAAAGAATTCTGCTAACAGTTTGTCGGTGCCTGCACCTAATTTTTCGATGAATGTTGATTGTTCTTCATCGTCGAATCCGCTCGGCAAATCATCTGCAGATATCACACCTATAAAAGTTTTTGCGTTACGGAAAAGAGCATATTGTAATGTATATGTCCAGAAAGTGCTGCAGTAAGtgaaataaattgtaaatagtGTGCTGTAAACAGATACATTAAGCAAACTATTCATTCAGTTGtacagaataaaaatgttgtaacgaaaatgttgaaataacatataaattttgtaccaaaacaatataaagtagaaataattaatataaaaatagaaaagagcAAACAAACAATAATTGGTTCAATTCAGCAACTTAAAATTTTAGATATCAAATATATTGCAGGCAACcataatattttgaatatttctattaaagaATGTAGAACAttaaataaatgcaaaaatataaaaacattttaaatttaacttattccgtatgttaataaaatgaatattaattatggaAGTATAAAAGTTCCTAGTAAATACCATATATGCTTTGAATCGAAATGTTATGCAATGTTTACAACagtgatataataaatatttaataaactgATTTACTTATTCTGTTCACTAATTTTAGAATATGTTCCCACAACATACTGCATACATTTTGAGAAACATTAATATGGAGAAATTTGGAAATACTTTAATGATGACAATACACAGTAACAATACATAAGTAAGAAATAAAGGGAAAGTTCTTTACTCAGGAAAATGACGAAGCACAAATTATGAGGATGATAACCAAGCATAATACCATAACAACAGAACGATATACAgtaatgaaaaagaaattaagaaTCAAGCACAAGTCCACATATTGAAGATACACTTGATAGGAACGTACTGGAACGTTTAGATTGAAGTGGGCTGTCTTCTTGGTCTGCGGCGAGAGCAATACGAGCACCATCTCCTGGGTGGTGTAACCCTGCGGCTAGGCGTCTACCCACCTGCCTTCCTACTTCCTCACCTCGTGCAACTATACATATACGCACACCATACATACAACTGATGATTCTAAATCAAatcttttcaatttcatacaattatcttatttattcaTGATACCATATTTGTCatgagaaattaataataaaaatagttgatatttttatatctactGTTCATTGTAATATAAGCATCTGTTAATGAAATAATGACTGTCAAAATGTTTTgatgttatttttaatattgtttcaattgtcatatatatatgctcCTCcacaattataaattattaatcaagggaaaaaataaaaaacaaatgtTCATGAAACCAAGCATAGtgcaaaatttataaaataaattcttaaacCACAACCAAAGAATAAGATAATACAGAAGAAACAcagcaataaaaataatcctgtATTAAGGAAGAAAGGTCAATGATATGGATTAAATATTAAGATAATTTGAACTGAAGTGTACTTGTTCTCTTTAAAACAATGTAAGTGACAATTACATACAAAATTAGTCACTAATGCAAGGTAAAAACAGTACTGTGTAAACtattattgaataaaatatagtacAGAGTTTGAGGGATAAAAGATGCATTTCACACTGCAATTTCcataatacaataaatttacCAATTTCCTTCACAAATATGAAAAGAATGaggtgtttttttttttctgaataaatatctttaaacAATAAATGAAGTTCCTTACCAATTTGTTTTCTATTATTGAAGCATACAATGGATAAGATGAAAAGAGCTGAACCACACACAAAAGTAATGATCATCATTACAGCATAGCCATCATAGCCAAAAATGGTGAAAGGTGTTGGTAAGGGAGGTGGTGATGGTGGTACTGGGCAACTAGCTTCGCAGTCTACACAACTGCATGCTGGAGTATTTTTCTACACATATAGGACATAttcaataaatttcattaattcagAGAAAAAGTCAAATtagaaattctttaaaaaatgttcatgTTTGTAGCTTGATTTATACTAACTccataatttaattaatatgtatatgtatagtatacATCATATAtcatatagatataatatGAAAACCAATTAAGctcaatttatttatagctAATTAACTCTTACAAATACTTACATTTAATGCTTTATTACAAGGAGTAATTTTAGGGTCTACAGGAATAAATGAACCTACAGGTTCATcagtatttttatatgtaatttGAAATGGTACATATTGATTGTTTGCTGCATCACCCATATAATGGAACCATTTTAATGTGGTACATCTACTAGCTCCCCATATGCCACACATTAAATCCATTGCTAATTGTCCAGTGCTAGGTACTGATACTTTGTTACAAGAATTAAATGTACCTTCCAAATacttatttgttatatatatatctatgcCATTGACATATTTTAcatctaaaaaaaaattatatattattatttaatgcATGTTACAGTGACTTTATATTTACGGAAACATTGCTAAATAATCAAATTACTTTTCTCTGTTTGTATTTCTGTAACGTTGATAAACTTGCTTTGTACTGGGCTACAAGTAAATTCACAGAAATGCTTTACTAAATTATCCAAACAGCTAGGACatctgtttaaaaaattggatGCTAGCTTAATATTTTGATCCATTGTTTTTAACTGATTTGTATCGCAGCAGGTATTAATCCCATTTCCAGAATCAATCATTAAATGAGGACAGTTTTTAGCCAATAGTTTTTGACCTTCATTATCCAATAACTTAGGTGGTCCTGTATAAGGGCAATTCTTTTTGTGCATATATATGTCTGCGTAACATTCTCCATACCAAATACACTGACCATCTTGTGTTGCAGATACCTATTGACAAATATTAAACAACTTTCCTTTTAAcaaaatacattttaaaatacattttaaatattgcttcaaaatgtatttctaatttcttgatggttaaaacaaaaatattaatcaaaaACATATCAatttaaattacttaaatttttcaattcaatttaatttttattgaatttaaattattctgTTAACTATACAATATTAACAAGTAATGAATCACTGCCATGAAAGCAATATGAGATCATGCATAAAGACATTGAAATTCTTTCATAGTGCAATCATTTGATAAGAGATAGGACTAACATTAAGTATAAagttattatatgttataaattaatcgtcctaattacattacattgttaaagaaataaagtaTCTGTTTATCTACTCTCCTgcatttacaaattattatttcttatttacttATCATATCTTTTATTGTAACAAATGATAACAAAAATAAACTATTACCTCGTTTCAACTCATGATTCATTTTtcgagaaattattttttatcagaaaatatatttatacaatttgaGGTCTTAAATAACTTTTTTCGAAGcatacaaatattttgtaaaaaatttatgtaaaCAAAAAGTATGACGTTAATctcgaaagaaaattttgtgaattcttttaaacagTAACATTGATTTTAATAAGAGCAGTTAAAAAGATCTGCATTGATCTCATCACGGCAAATAAAGATCAAGTGACATCAGTTAATGTCCCCTTAATGGATAAGGCAAaggtataattaaatttaatggACTTCTTTGGACAAATGCAACAGCCGCGGCGACGATATCAACGGTAAATTTTCACGAGGATAGGCCGAGATGACGTCACGAATGCGAGTTGTTTTACGACACCAGGGTGTGGTATAGACGATGAATTATTTGTACGATGCTCGTAACGTCGTAATTTTGTGATTAATTAACTTACTGCGTTAATAAGATTCCAAGCACCTAGCACAAAGATTATCACGTTTAGACGTGACATGCTAGCGTCTGTCAAAGTTCGACGGTGGCCTCGGTAAAACACGTAAAACCAATACATAACTCGCTTACGAACACAGTCGATATCGAACGATTACTTTAAACTGTATTTTAACGTCAACACGTAGTTTTGTTACGATTGCTTATTGCCTGTATTATTCATATTGGTACATTTTATGTTGCTGTCGGAAACAGTCTACAAAGATACATAGGCGGCGAACGATCACGTTTCGCTGAACGAACGACGCGACTAGAACTGCGCTCTATCAGTGGCACGCAGCACGCAAAGACGCAGCATGATGGCGACATTGGTAATCACAATCCTAAACGCATCGAATGATCCAGGGCCGTTCGGCTATTCTCGGTGTTGTTCGGCTCCCGCTTCAATTTCTCAGGAATGTTTACTCGAAATACGATACATATTCTTAAACTGCAAAATCATACGAAATATAGAAAACTAAGCGATTTATTTTTTGATCCCTGAACTTATTGATAGAGAAAGGTCATAACTATAGTCACGAATAAAGATCATAATTAAGTGACCTTTGATTAATAACTACATATAATCGTTAATCTGTAAATGTCAGTTCCTCAAATtctatatagtataaaatgCTTAACACCTGAATGTACGTTATCTAATTTTACTACAAATTATCAGTGATATTCATAGTTATTATGtacaaattaatacaaattaattcCGGCTAACAACTAGTTTACGtaaataaacattaaaatcGATTGATCTTCACTTTTTTtctatacaaatatacaaaattaacaaattgaAAAACATTGTAGCACTTGTTATTACCATTATTACTATCTGCTATCATCGTTCGTacgtaattaaattttgtatcaatatacatatgtaatattATGACACATCTATTTGTTGCGTAATTGTTGTAGAGCTGAAATGAAATATCGGAATTGGTTTCTAGAAGTTTACCATTCCTCATAAATCGATTTATAATACATTACTTGCTCGTATTTCGACGTATTACCACCTAAATCAATTCGAATGTATTCTAGCCTTGGGGCAAAGACTCTTTCAATCGTTACTATGGATTTATTCGTCGCAACAAGATAAAAATCTCGAAACGTAAGAACATTAGAATTTTCGTAGAAACGAGAAATGCTTTCAAGATTCACTTTGCACATTGTTTGTACGTTGTGATCTAGGTCACggttaaataataaattaacatGCACAATGCATTCGCAATGTGTTGTGAAAGTTGAAGcctaaaaatcaaatttttatattaacatGATTGGAATAATATATGATAAATtga from Bombus huntii isolate Logan2020A chromosome 3, iyBomHunt1.1, whole genome shotgun sequence encodes:
- the LOC126864261 gene encoding NPC intracellular cholesterol transporter 1 isoform X5, which encodes MYWFYVFYRGHRRTLTDASMSRLNVIIFVLGAWNLINAVSATQDGQCIWYGECYADIYMHKKNCPYTGPPKLLDNEGQKLLAKNCPHLMIDSGNGINTCCDTNQLKTMDQNIKLASNFLNRCPSCLDNLVKHFCEFTCSPVQSKFINVTEIQTEKNVKYVNGIDIYITNKYLEGTFNSCNKVSVPSTGQLAMDLMCGIWGASRCTTLKWFHYMGDAANNQYVPFQITYKNTDEPVGSFIPVDPKITPCNKALNKNTPACSCVDCEASCPVPPSPPPLPTPFTIFGYDGYAVMMIITFVCGSALFILSIVCFNNRKQIGVISADDLPSGFDDEEQSTFIEKLGAGTDKLLAEFFCWWGTACASRPWFVLFVGFLFIISLGHGIKYIHVTTDPVELWAAPQSRSRIEKEYFDQHFEPFYRTEQIIITSIGLPNIVHNTSNGPVIFGPVFNDTFLKTVYKLQEEIKKITTPNNFTLANICFAPLTSPFTGPPTVSQCVIQSIWGYWQDSVEAFDYTTVDDDNFTVNYLDHFRVCSQNAYNPECLAPYGGPVEPAIAVGGFLSPGQDLQNPSYEKATAVILSILVNNYHNKSKLHPAMEWEMSYVKFMKNWIATKKPAFMDIAFTSERSIEDELNRESQSDVLTILVSYIIMFAYIAISLGQIKNCSRLLIDSKITLGLGGVLLVLASVVCSVGLFGFVGIPATLIIIEVIPFLVLAVGVDNIFILVQTHQRESRRPNESIPEHIGRILGQVGPSMLLTSVSESCCFFLGGLSDMPAVKAFALYAGMALLVDFVLQVTCFVSLLALDTVRQANNKLDVCCFIRGSKKDDGEEVVNGILYKLFKVVYVPLLLKKWVRAFVMIVFFGWICSSIAVVPHIEIGLDQELSMPEDSFVLKYFKFLNSYLSIGPPMYFVVKEGLNYSNKDIQNLVCGGQYCNNDSVSTQIFIASKQSNRTYIAKPASSWLDDYIDWSQLSMCCKYFVSNDSFCPHTGSSKYCSSCNITTNNIGRPIPTDFERYVSFFLQDNPDEMCAKAGHAAYGHGVNYVTDLETGLSKVGASYFMAYHTILKTSADYYESMRAARAISANITETINNYLKSIGDSSTVEVFPYSIFYVFYEQYLTMWPDTLYSIGISLIAIFVVTFLLMGLDIFSSVIVVITIMMIVVNIGGLMYWWHITLNAVSLVNLVMAVGIAVEFCSHLVHSFSVSVKTTRVERVADALTNMGSSIFSGITLTKFGGIIVLGFARSQIFKVFYFRMYLGIVLFGAAHGLIFLPVLLSYIGVMSRRGRRKAHECASRARNESRSQVCGPDSPLLQNDNNQYPTTSYASVNSIEQLHQVTF